One window of the Chitinophaga niabensis genome contains the following:
- a CDS encoding oxygenase MpaB family protein: MEQFVKEDSIVREIWGKADTILFVFAGSAAEFALNKAVDWLYFTGKLPADPLKRLFSTVTYAQRIVFATKENAFTAIDQITAIHRQVETSRDMKIPDWAYRDVLFMLIDYSIRAYELLERKLSLNERTEVFNTFYEVGVRMELKDLPASYSEWELMRETHLKQDLRFSDLTKDLFEKYREHLGEIRYRLLKQVQALLVPETVKGLLSLDNGELLLPVLYLYKLSGTFNMQDLLRNMLLPAEYRMQVQQLNK; the protein is encoded by the coding sequence ATGGAGCAATTCGTAAAAGAAGATAGTATTGTAAGGGAGATCTGGGGAAAGGCAGATACTATACTCTTTGTTTTTGCAGGATCTGCTGCGGAGTTTGCCCTGAACAAGGCAGTGGACTGGCTTTACTTTACCGGTAAGTTACCGGCCGACCCATTGAAAAGATTGTTCTCTACAGTTACTTATGCACAACGTATTGTTTTTGCAACAAAAGAAAATGCCTTTACTGCCATAGATCAGATCACTGCCATTCACCGGCAGGTGGAAACTTCCCGTGATATGAAAATACCCGATTGGGCATACAGGGATGTATTATTCATGCTCATCGATTATTCCATTCGTGCTTATGAATTGCTGGAACGCAAGCTGAGCCTGAATGAAAGGACGGAAGTTTTTAATACTTTTTATGAGGTGGGTGTGCGCATGGAACTGAAAGACCTGCCGGCCAGCTACAGTGAATGGGAACTAATGCGGGAGACACACCTGAAGCAGGATCTCCGGTTCAGTGACCTTACAAAAGACCTGTTCGAAAAATACCGTGAACATTTAGGTGAAATACGATACAGATTGTTAAAACAGGTACAGGCATTGCTGGTGCCGGAAACAGTAAAAGGCCTGCTTTCCCTGGATAACGGGGAATTATTATTGCCGGTGCTTTACCTGTATAAATTGAGCGGAACATTTAATATGCAGGATCTGCTGCGGAATATGCTGCTGCCTGCAGAATACAGGATGCAGGTACAACAGTTGAATAAATAA
- a CDS encoding putative porin, which yields MRQFTIILLLLVCSGTALRAQINTGRIPTGAGGGNSRMQRDTTKHDHEPDTLTLRFRYLDEPTDFMLDSSITDFNLNYLNVPANYTTLGNNGSAARNQIFSPRMVPGFDPGFHAFDVYGFNHQNARFYNTNRPYSELGYLIGSKQEQMINLMHTQNRGEKFNFSFAYRKINSQGYYRNQSTNHDNYKVTANYNSQNKRYHILMSYYLNKINGGENGGITNIAELKDPENTQLRLIPTNLGGSNPASSTIFNTNIPVKNAYQEASFLFRHQYDWGKGDTIHVNDTTDVYKFDPVFRVEHTFTYTQNTYEYIDRNVDTTFYKKNYGFVFPPPATTGFTDTILTRHQWRILSNDLSFIQFPIRGNMAHFIKIGGGFDNIIGEFIDNTGITFQNLRIHGEYRNKTKNQKWDLSAKGEFYLLGENAGDYSVSASLRRYLNSTLGNITLMGLNVNREPSYVYRYFATDPEHNKVYRNPNIQKENTTLLQVRSDNPKLKYSIVGSYYLFNKYTYFKSYSESEQFTGLFNLLQIVGQKRFDVRSFSFLADLAFQQLAGNAPIQLPTFWGRVRAGYNARLFKNLNLFTGIEGKYNTPYYTDDYSPMFGQFVYQTAIKREVYPDLAGFVHFRIKSFTAYVRAENLNTFLWDQNFFAPQYPSNDFSLRVGLRWWFIN from the coding sequence ATGAGGCAGTTCACCATTATTTTACTTTTGCTGGTTTGTTCCGGCACCGCCCTGCGGGCTCAGATCAACACCGGCCGTATTCCTACTGGCGCTGGCGGTGGCAATTCCCGTATGCAAAGGGATACCACCAAACATGATCATGAACCGGATACCCTTACCCTCAGGTTCCGCTACCTGGATGAGCCTACCGATTTCATGCTGGATTCCTCTATCACCGATTTCAACCTGAACTACCTCAACGTTCCGGCTAATTATACCACCCTGGGCAATAACGGAAGCGCAGCCCGCAACCAGATCTTCAGCCCAAGAATGGTGCCCGGCTTTGATCCCGGTTTTCATGCATTTGATGTATACGGCTTCAATCACCAGAATGCCCGTTTCTATAATACTAACAGACCTTATTCAGAACTGGGATACCTTATCGGCAGCAAGCAGGAACAAATGATCAACCTCATGCATACCCAGAACCGCGGAGAGAAATTCAATTTCTCCTTTGCGTACCGCAAAATAAATTCCCAGGGGTATTACAGGAACCAAAGCACCAACCACGATAATTATAAAGTAACTGCAAATTATAATAGCCAGAATAAACGGTATCACATCCTGATGAGCTATTATCTGAATAAGATAAATGGTGGTGAGAACGGCGGGATCACAAATATCGCAGAACTGAAAGATCCTGAAAATACACAGCTCCGGCTGATCCCCACCAACCTGGGTGGCAGCAATCCTGCATCAAGTACAATATTTAATACAAACATCCCCGTAAAGAATGCTTACCAGGAAGCCAGTTTCCTGTTCCGGCATCAGTACGACTGGGGCAAGGGAGACACCATTCACGTGAACGATACCACGGATGTATACAAGTTCGATCCTGTTTTCCGTGTAGAACATACTTTCACGTATACACAGAACACCTATGAATATATAGACAGGAATGTAGATACTACTTTCTACAAGAAGAACTACGGTTTTGTATTTCCTCCGCCTGCCACCACCGGTTTTACAGATACCATATTAACACGTCATCAATGGCGCATCCTCAGTAATGATCTTTCCTTCATCCAGTTCCCGATACGCGGTAATATGGCCCACTTCATTAAAATAGGTGGAGGGTTTGATAATATCATAGGTGAGTTTATTGATAATACCGGTATCACGTTCCAGAACCTCCGCATCCATGGGGAATACCGGAATAAAACAAAGAACCAGAAATGGGACCTCTCTGCCAAAGGTGAGTTTTACCTGCTGGGTGAAAATGCCGGAGATTACAGTGTGAGCGCCAGCCTGCGCCGTTACCTCAACAGCACATTAGGCAACATTACCCTGATGGGCTTAAATGTGAACAGGGAGCCTTCATATGTGTACCGTTACTTTGCTACCGATCCCGAACACAACAAGGTGTACAGGAACCCTAACATACAGAAAGAAAATACCACGCTGTTACAGGTACGTTCAGATAACCCGAAGCTGAAGTATAGCATAGTGGGTAGTTATTATCTCTTTAATAAATACACCTATTTTAAAAGTTATTCAGAGAGTGAGCAGTTCACCGGATTGTTCAATCTTTTGCAGATCGTTGGACAGAAACGTTTTGATGTGCGCAGCTTCTCTTTCCTGGCAGACCTGGCTTTCCAGCAACTGGCAGGTAATGCGCCCATTCAGCTCCCAACTTTCTGGGGCCGTGTAAGGGCAGGTTACAATGCCCGCCTCTTCAAGAACCTGAACCTCTTCACTGGTATTGAAGGGAAGTATAACACACCTTATTACACGGATGATTATTCTCCCATGTTCGGCCAGTTCGTTTACCAGACCGCCATCAAACGGGAAGTATATCCCGATCTGGCAGGCTTCGTGCATTTCAGGATCAAATCCTTCACTGCATATGTACGGGCAGAGAACCTGAACACTTTCTTATGGGATCAGAATTTCTTTGCACCGCAGTATCCGAGTAACGATTTCTCCCTTCGGGTAGGTTTGCGCTGGTGGTTCATTAATTAA